The following proteins come from a genomic window of Triticum aestivum cultivar Chinese Spring chromosome 6A, IWGSC CS RefSeq v2.1, whole genome shotgun sequence:
- the LOC123132181 gene encoding glucan endo-1,3-beta-glucosidase 6, whose protein sequence is MGSRARSGRGGAAALFAAAVMVVSWLAAGVGAIGANWGTQASHPLPPDTVVKMLKDNGFQKVKLFDAEDGTMSALRKSGLEVMVGIPNELLAIMASSMKAADKWVEKNVSNYLNKGCNVRYVAVGNEPFLSTYNGSFLLTTFPALKNIQSALVKAGLGNQIKVTVPQNADVYDTATGKPSDGDFRTDIHDRILEIVKFLSDTGGVFTVNIYPFISLYIDPNFPAEYAFFDGRSQPVVDGSATYTNMFDANHDTLIWALKKNGYGNLPIVIGEIGWPTDGDMNANAQLAQRFNQGFMTHIATGQGTPMRPGPIDAYLFSLIDEDDKSIQPGNFERHWGIYTYDGIPKYQLNFGVPNSQIKRASGVKYLDKKWCVLKPTVSLDDPKLPDTVSYACARADCTSLGYRTSCGMLDTRSNISYAYNSFYQKNDQDDVACGFSGYATTTGQDPSTGTCRFGIMIEVDSAYSWKPRRVRSNYLLVLLLALVHLCVSSS, encoded by the exons ATGGGTTCTCGGGCTCGGTCCGGCCGTGGAGGAGCGGCGGCGCTCTTCGCGGCGGCGGTGATGGTGGTCTCCTGGTTGGCGGCGGGGGTGGGCGCGATAGGGGCCAACTGGGGCACGCAGGCGAGCCACCCGCTGCCGCCGGACACGGTGGTCAAGATGCTCAAGGACAACGGCTTCCAGAAGGTGAAGCTGTTCGACGCCGAGGACGGCACCATGAGCGCCCTCAGGAAGAGCGGCCTGGAGGTCATGGTCGGCATCCCCAACGAGCTGCTCGCCATCATGGCCAGCAGCATGAAGGCAGCCGACAAGTGGGTCGAGAAGAACGTCTCTAACTACCTCAACAAAGGCTGCAACGTCAG GTATGTTGCGGTTGGTAACGAGCCTTTCCTGTCGACATACAATGGAAGCTTTCTGCTAACTACCTTTCCTGCCCTCAAGAACATACAAAGTGCACTTGTGAAGGCTGGTTTGGGCAATCAAATCAAAGTAACTGTTCCTCAAAATGCTGATGTCTATGATACAGCAACGGGCAAGCCTTCTGACGGGGATTTTCGCACAGATATTCATGACCGGATACTCGAAATTGTAAAATTTCTGAGCGACACTGGTGGTGTTTTTACTGTCAACATCTACCCTTTCATCAGCCTCTACATTGATCCAAACTTCCCTGCTGAGTATGCCTTCTTTGACGGGCGCTCACAGCCCGTTGTTGATGGCTCTGCAACATACACAAACATGTTTGACGCAAACCACGACACGCTGATCTGGGCTCTGAAGAAGAATGGATATGGGAACCTGCCGATCGTTATCGGGGAGATAGGCTGGCCAACTGACGGTGACATGAACGCAAATGCTCAGCTCGCCCAGCGCTTCAACCAAGGCTTCATGACGCATATCGCCACTGGGCAAGGGACCCCGATGAGGCCTGGACCGATCGACGCTTACTTATTCAGTCTGATCGATGAGGATGATAAGAGCATACAGCCAGGGAACTTCGAGCGCCACTGGGGGATCTACACATACGACGGCATCCCAAAGTATCAGCTGAACTTCGGTGTACCGAATTCACAGATTAAAAGAGCAAGCGGCGTCAAGTACCTTGACAAGAAATGGTGTGTGCTGAAGCCCACTGTCAGCCTCGACGACCCAAAGCTTCCAGACACGGTGAGCTACGCGTGCGCCAGGGCGGACTGCACCAGCCTTGGCTATAGGACTTCCTGCGGGATGCTGGACACCCGGAGCAACATCTCGTACGCCTACAACAGTTTCTACCAGAAGAACGACCAAGACGACGTGGCCTGCGGCTTCTCGGGCTACGCGACGACCACCGGCCAGGACCCCAGCACCGGGACATGCAGGTTCGGGATCATGATCGAGGTCGACTCGGCCTACTCGTGGAAGCCGCGGCGGGTCCGAAGCAACTACCTCCTGGTGCTTCTCCTTGCACTTGTTCACCTCTGCGTGTCATCCTCATag
- the LOC123132182 gene encoding squamosa promoter-binding-like protein 3, with translation MGSFGMEWNQRSSVLWDWENFPPIGENPKNAMQADPRFAAVAATMGNEPLHSSGGSGSGNFSSSSEMGYGSSKSSMSASIDSSSKAGNNMEFRFAPVKNTDRNMSKNTELGKVDNTRTGTSPSPVVAVSSGEPVIGLKLGKRTYFEDVCGGQSVKSSPSGAVSAPNKSPAVGKKAKAEQQKPHNSYCQVEGCKADLSTVKDYHRKHRVCELHAKAPKVVVAGLERRFCQQCSRFHALAEFDQKKRSCRRRLNDHNSRRRKPQPEAISFSSSRMSTMFYDARQQPNFLFGQAPYVQMRSCGSSSWDDPGGFKVTHTKAPWLKPTTAAGVHGMHLSSQQMSDNIMPHGAHHGFDGFMSFKGTCTKFPNQGVQASAVASDSSGAPDLQHALSLLSSNPVGAANLQPSPQMHSGVAAIAGAPNPAMHALGSSVGLWLDGGQPLDDHPRFQVFERWGDHDSELQLPKPSYDHASHFDRMH, from the exons ATGGGCTCTTTTGGGATGGAGTGGAACCAGAGGAGCTCGGTGCTGTGGGACTGGGAGAATTTCCCGCCGATAGGCGAGAACCCCAAGAATGCGATGCAGGCCGATCCAAGATTTGCCGCCGTTGCGGCTACCATGGGGAACGAACCGCTCCATTCTtctggcggcagcggcagcggcaacttCTCTTCCAGCTCGGAGATGGGATATGGCTCTTCCAAGAGCTCCATGTCCGCGTCGATCGATTCTTCGTCCAAGGCTGGGAACAACATGGAGTTCAGATTTGCGCCCGTCAAAAACACTGATAGGAACATGAGCAAGAATACCGAGCTGGGTAAAGTTGATAACACGAGAACTGGAACATCTCCGTCGCCTGTGGTGGCAGTGAGCAGTGGGGAGCCGGTGATCGGCCTGAAGCTCGGCAAGAGAACCTACTTCGAGGATGTCTGTGGAGGGCAGAGTGTCAAGAGCTCGCCATCGGGTGCTGTGAGCGCGCCAAACAAATCTCCTGCTGTGGGCAAGAAGGCAAAGGCGGAACAACAGAAGCCACATAACTCATACTGTCAGGTTGAAGGCTGCAAAGCCGATCTCTCTACTGTTAAAGATTACCATCGGAAGCACAGAGTCTGTGAACTTCACGCTAAGGCTCCCAAAGTTGTTGTCGCTGGTCTGGAGCGACGCTTTTGCCAACAGTGCAGCCG GTTTCATGCTTTAGCCGAGTTTGACCAGAAAAAGCGAAGCTGCCGTAGGCGTCTCAATGATCATAATTCCCGCAGGCGCAAGCCACAGCCAGAAGCAATTTCTTTCAGTTCATCAAGGATGTCTACAATGTTTTATG ATGCAAGGCAACAGCCAAATTTCCTATTCGGTCAGGCTCCTTATGTTCAAATGAGAAGCTGTGGAAGTTCTTCATGGGATGACCCAGGAGGCTTCAAAGTTACACACACAAAAGCTCCTTGGTTAAAGCCAACAACTGCTGCAGGTGTTCATGGGATGCATTTATCTAGTCAGCAGATGTCGGACAATATTATGCCGCATGGTGCACATCATGGTTTCGATGGGTTCATGTCATTCAAGGGAACTTGTACAAAGTTCCCTAATCAAG GTGTCCAAGCTTCTGCTGTTGCTTCCGACTCCAGTGGAGCCCCGGATCTTCAGCATGCTCTCTCTCTTCTGTCAAGCAACCCAGTGGGTGCTGCCAACCTCCAGCCAAGTCCCCAGATGCACTCTGGGGTGGCAGCCATTGCCGGCGCCCCCAACCCCGCGATGCACGCGCTGGGATCATCGGTGGGGCTCTGGCTAGACGGCGGCCAGCCCCTCGATGATCACCCGCGGTTCCAGGTCTTCGAGCGCTGGGGGGACCATGACAGCGAGCTCCAGCTCCCAAAGCCTTCCTACGACCATGCCTCGCACTTCGACCGGATGCACTGA